One genomic window of Methanosarcina acetivorans C2A includes the following:
- a CDS encoding methyltransferase produces the protein MKEFPENRVPLTRIYEMSLASVQTNAMVAGVELTIFDQLSIPIQAGELAKTCGFDPRITAEYLNVLTACGLVIKKNGFYQNSQGAEQYLVTGSPTYYGDLILLEYERMAMSPKEIAERVRNGPAFQKEKENMNSEEFWIRYARSMANWERSGTAQKIADTIASLSEFSSMRKMLDLGGGPGLMSITVLARHPSMKGVVFDQPAVVNVTEEFIEEYELSERLTTMGGDYLKDSIGSGYDLILASCTLNFARDCMDKIVKKIYDALNPGGVFVSLHDGMHEEGTKPAIHVLNMMPSALSGYNCSLSKGFIANSILNAGFQSVWSQTINLDVGPFDMDIARKTPEETKT, from the coding sequence ATGAAAGAATTCCCTGAAAATAGAGTTCCATTAACTCGAATATATGAAATGTCTCTTGCATCCGTGCAGACAAATGCAATGGTTGCGGGAGTTGAGCTTACCATCTTCGATCAGCTCAGTATACCTATCCAGGCAGGAGAACTTGCTAAAACATGTGGATTTGATCCCAGAATTACGGCAGAATACCTCAATGTCCTGACTGCCTGCGGTCTTGTGATCAAAAAGAACGGATTTTATCAAAACAGCCAGGGAGCTGAGCAATACCTGGTAACTGGTAGCCCGACCTACTATGGAGATCTAATTTTACTTGAGTATGAGCGCATGGCCATGAGTCCTAAAGAGATAGCTGAGCGAGTTAGAAACGGGCCGGCCTTTCAAAAAGAAAAAGAAAACATGAATTCGGAAGAGTTCTGGATACGATATGCGCGATCAATGGCAAACTGGGAACGTTCCGGAACCGCCCAGAAGATTGCGGATACTATCGCATCATTGTCGGAATTCTCTTCGATGAGGAAAATGCTTGACCTTGGAGGAGGTCCAGGTCTGATGAGTATCACGGTTTTGGCCCGTCATCCATCAATGAAAGGTGTAGTGTTTGACCAGCCGGCTGTGGTCAATGTCACTGAGGAGTTCATCGAAGAGTATGAACTTTCTGAAAGGCTGACAACAATGGGCGGTGATTACCTGAAAGATTCTATTGGCAGTGGCTACGACCTGATCCTTGCAAGCTGCACGCTCAACTTTGCCAGGGATTGCATGGATAAAATAGTAAAAAAGATTTATGACGCACTCAATCCGGGTGGAGTTTTTGTAAGTCTTCATGATGGAATGCATGAAGAAGGTACAAAGCCGGCTATTCATGTCTTGAATATGATGCCCAGCGCCCTATCTGGATACAATTGTAGCCTTAGCAAGGGTTTTATTGCAAATTCGATACTCAATGCAGGGTTTCAGTCTGTCTGGTCACAGACAATTAACCTCGACGTAGGACCTTTCGATATGGACATCGCCCGGAAAACTCCCGAAGAAACAAAAACTTAA
- a CDS encoding ABC transporter ATP-binding protein — protein MKLSLDGVTLSYASVTVLHGISMEFCEPGVVGIIGPNGAGKSTLLRCINNVLTPKSGRICLDEQKTYDMDAAEIARNFGYVPQEFPITFQATVFDTVLMGRRPFSSWRVSRNDVEIAAGAVKMLNLEQVALRYHSELSGGQQQRVMIARALAQNSRVLLLDEPTSKLDIRHQLEVMDIIRALVDKRGLLSILVIHDLNLASRYADKLIMLKDGKIYAAGDPVSVLTQKNIRAVYGVEAAVVLEDNLPHIIPKRPV, from the coding sequence ATGAAGCTCTCGCTCGACGGGGTCACGCTCTCATACGCTTCGGTGACGGTGTTGCACGGAATTTCAATGGAATTTTGTGAACCGGGCGTTGTCGGTATAATAGGGCCAAACGGCGCCGGAAAGAGTACGCTACTCCGCTGTATCAATAATGTCCTTACACCTAAGAGCGGTAGGATCTGTCTAGATGAGCAGAAAACCTATGACATGGACGCGGCTGAAATCGCTCGAAATTTCGGATATGTTCCCCAGGAGTTCCCGATAACCTTTCAAGCAACTGTTTTTGACACGGTACTTATGGGCAGGCGTCCGTTCTCGTCCTGGAGGGTTAGCAGGAATGATGTTGAAATCGCTGCTGGAGCCGTCAAAATGTTGAACCTCGAGCAGGTCGCACTCAGGTACCACTCGGAACTCTCTGGTGGTCAGCAACAGCGAGTAATGATAGCCCGAGCACTCGCCCAGAATAGCCGGGTGCTCCTCCTTGACGAGCCGACTTCCAAACTCGACATCAGGCACCAGCTTGAAGTGATGGATATCATCCGTGCCCTTGTAGACAAACGAGGTCTGCTTTCTATTCTTGTAATCCATGATCTCAACCTTGCTTCCAGATACGCTGACAAACTTATCATGCTCAAAGATGGGAAGATATACGCAGCTGGAGATCCTGTCTCTGTCCTGACACAGAAGAATATTAGGGCAGTCTATGGAGTCGAAGCTGCGGTGGTGCTCGAGGACAATCTGCCGCATATTATCCCAAAAAGACCGGTATGA
- a CDS encoding ABC transporter substrate-binding protein, protein MQQRSLIILGLILLFATAVAGCTQSPMQTVEEKTITDDEYRIVIDSRGVEVKVPVNIERTVTVSDGLVEEVMVVLGVNDTLIGLGSKGLQYEGDFTYPTDNGTNVTVSGGKHVALALSPDLKDLPLVVDYGVAMNYETLASLEPDVVIIRMGSSAFLSSEDERAQKSIQTIESLGIPLVVLYSPNCYDNSNPTAISDEIHIIGQVFGKEKEADRIASCLESRQELIKERTQNISDEEKPDVLVFGLSPMHRTQTSAGIAWGLKTTESYMIEDVINAKNAFRSDLGSFEVISTEQVLAIDPDIIVIGTAAHYAPPEELYEAPYYKNLHELQAVKNRRVVSLPYSPRNSEKRLEYPIDLMVIAKAAYPEKFADIDLNEWVLSFYQEVYGVDRETAIQLRSAQLMDWCLET, encoded by the coding sequence ATGCAGCAGCGATCTCTAATTATATTGGGCCTGATCCTTCTCTTTGCGACGGCTGTTGCAGGATGCACTCAGTCACCCATGCAGACCGTGGAGGAAAAAACCATAACCGACGACGAGTACCGGATCGTCATCGATAGCCGGGGAGTTGAGGTAAAGGTGCCTGTCAACATTGAGAGGACTGTTACCGTCTCTGATGGCCTCGTAGAAGAGGTGATGGTGGTCCTTGGCGTAAATGATACACTTATCGGTCTTGGTTCCAAAGGCCTCCAGTATGAAGGAGACTTTACTTATCCTACAGATAACGGCACGAATGTTACTGTGAGTGGAGGCAAACATGTGGCTCTGGCTCTGTCTCCGGATTTAAAAGATCTTCCACTTGTAGTGGATTATGGTGTGGCGATGAACTACGAAACCCTTGCTTCTCTTGAACCCGATGTAGTTATAATTCGCATGGGAAGCTCCGCATTCCTGTCTAGTGAAGACGAAAGGGCACAGAAGAGTATCCAGACAATCGAATCTCTTGGAATCCCTCTTGTCGTTCTTTATAGTCCCAACTGTTACGATAATTCGAATCCAACGGCGATTTCAGATGAGATTCACATCATAGGACAGGTCTTTGGAAAGGAAAAAGAAGCTGATCGAATCGCCTCATGCCTCGAGTCCAGGCAGGAGCTGATCAAAGAACGGACACAGAATATTTCGGATGAAGAAAAACCTGATGTGCTGGTGTTTGGCCTCTCTCCTATGCACCGTACGCAGACCTCAGCCGGGATTGCCTGGGGCCTGAAAACAACGGAGTCGTATATGATCGAGGACGTTATCAATGCAAAAAACGCTTTTCGCTCCGATCTTGGTTCCTTTGAGGTGATCAGTACCGAACAGGTCCTGGCAATAGATCCCGATATCATTGTAATCGGCACTGCGGCACACTATGCTCCTCCTGAAGAACTTTATGAAGCTCCCTATTACAAAAACCTTCACGAACTCCAGGCCGTAAAAAACCGCCGGGTAGTCTCTCTTCCTTATTCTCCCCGAAACAGTGAAAAGCGCCTGGAATATCCTATCGATCTGATGGTTATCGCAAAGGCAGCATACCCTGAAAAATTCGCGGACATTGACCTTAACGAATGGGTCCTGTCATTTTATCAGGAAGTCTATGGCGTGGATCGTGAAACAGCGATTCAGCTTCGTTCGGCTCAGTTGATGGACTGGTGCTTGGAGACATAA